The following proteins are co-located in the Palaemon carinicauda isolate YSFRI2023 chromosome 3, ASM3689809v2, whole genome shotgun sequence genome:
- the LOC137637863 gene encoding uncharacterized protein isoform X2, with the protein MRLVDLFQIVAVSAIVYADPSLASVLTSAGNDLSNYTIRFVEGDELRGGVIISDGLVIPESDSFYSIEVDSFCECRMACWTNALCKAASTEPFEGKFLCRLSKNSPRYTDLKVLGNATYFFFTSAIYNQLYKIMSDGFLYLYAAEWRDISYALTFCKQMPGHRLGMYDTPAQVEAIKNILVWTQHNDARAWTNQEDSGQKMYIEKTGTFAKVHPQAYVICQANPFGQK; encoded by the exons ATGAGGCTAGTCGACCTATTCCAGATAGTTGCTGTATCTGCAATTGTGTATGCTGACCCGTCCTTGGCCTCAGTTCTAACTAGTGCTGGAAATGACCTGTCTAATTACACAATTAGGTTTGTGGAAGGCGATGAATTACGAGGCGGCGTTATTATTTCTGATGGTCTGGTGATTCCTGAAAGCGACTCCTTCTACAGCATCGAAGTTGACAGTTTTT GTGAATGTCGTATGGCCTGTTGGACTAATGCATTGTGCAAAGCAGCTTCTACGGAACCTTTCGAAGGGAAATTTCTCTGCCGGCTTAGTAAGAATTCCCCGAGGTACACTGACTTGAAGGTCCTTGGAAATGCGACTTACTTCTTCTTCACAA GTGCTATTTATAACCAATTATATAAGATAATGTCAGATGGCTTCCTGTACCTTTACGCTGCGGAGTGGAGAGACATCAGCTATGCTTTAACATTCTGTAAGCAAATGCCTGGCCATCGCCTTGGAATGTATGACACACCTGCCCAGGTTGAGGCTATCAAAAATATACTCGTATGGACGCAACACAATG ATGCAAGAGCCTGGACCAATCAGGAAGACTCTGGGCAGAAGATGTACATTGAAAAGACTGGTACTTTTGCTAAGGTTCATCCACAAGCTTATGTGATTTGTCAGGCCAACCCGTTCGGACAGAAGTGA
- the LOC137637863 gene encoding uncharacterized protein isoform X1 — translation MIYGPSMLKIKLSNTWKTIWLAGITVCTLETLIHLMNLQTEGYLRLDDMRLVDLFQIVAVSAIVYADPSLASVLTSAGNDLSNYTIRFVEGDELRGGVIISDGLVIPESDSFYSIEVDSFCECRMACWTNALCKAASTEPFEGKFLCRLSKNSPRYTDLKVLGNATYFFFTSAIYNQLYKIMSDGFLYLYAAEWRDISYALTFCKQMPGHRLGMYDTPAQVEAIKNILVWTQHNDARAWTNQEDSGQKMYIEKTGTFAKVHPQAYVICQANPFGQK, via the exons atgatctacggtccatcgatgttgaagatcaagctttcgaatacctggaAGACTATTTGGTTGGCAGGAATTACTGTGTGTACGTTGGAAACTCTTATCCATCTTATGAACCttcaaacagaggggtacctcag GTTAGATGACATGAGGCTAGTCGACCTATTCCAGATAGTTGCTGTATCTGCAATTGTGTATGCTGACCCGTCCTTGGCCTCAGTTCTAACTAGTGCTGGAAATGACCTGTCTAATTACACAATTAGGTTTGTGGAAGGCGATGAATTACGAGGCGGCGTTATTATTTCTGATGGTCTGGTGATTCCTGAAAGCGACTCCTTCTACAGCATCGAAGTTGACAGTTTTT GTGAATGTCGTATGGCCTGTTGGACTAATGCATTGTGCAAAGCAGCTTCTACGGAACCTTTCGAAGGGAAATTTCTCTGCCGGCTTAGTAAGAATTCCCCGAGGTACACTGACTTGAAGGTCCTTGGAAATGCGACTTACTTCTTCTTCACAA GTGCTATTTATAACCAATTATATAAGATAATGTCAGATGGCTTCCTGTACCTTTACGCTGCGGAGTGGAGAGACATCAGCTATGCTTTAACATTCTGTAAGCAAATGCCTGGCCATCGCCTTGGAATGTATGACACACCTGCCCAGGTTGAGGCTATCAAAAATATACTCGTATGGACGCAACACAATG ATGCAAGAGCCTGGACCAATCAGGAAGACTCTGGGCAGAAGATGTACATTGAAAAGACTGGTACTTTTGCTAAGGTTCATCCACAAGCTTATGTGATTTGTCAGGCCAACCCGTTCGGACAGAAGTGA
- the LOC137637864 gene encoding uncharacterized protein, with product MRLVDLFQIVAVSAIIYADPSLASVLTSAGNDLSNYTIRFVEGEELRGGVIISDGLVIPESDSFYSIKVDSFCKCRMVCWTRASCLSASLEPFEGKFLCRLSIKSPMLADLKILGNATYFFFTSVIQNTFYGMMSDGFLYLYVEDWKDSKYALTYCKQLPGHRVGMYDTPVQVQAIMNVLLLAQTTTYARAWTSQENSGGKLYIEKSGTFANGYKNAHVVCQANPFGLK from the exons ATGAGGCTAGTCGACCTATTCCAGATAGTTGCTGTATCTGCAATTATCTATGCTGACCCGTCCTTGGCCTCAGTTCTAACTAGTGCTGGAAATGACCTGTCTAATTACACAATTAGGTTTGTGGAAGGCGAGGAATTACGAGGCGGCGTTATTATTTCTGATGGTCTGGTGATTCCTGAAAGCGACTCCTTCTACAGCATCAAAGTTGATAGTTTTT GTAAGTGTCGTATGGTGTGTTGGACTCGTGCATCATGTCTATCAGCTTCTTTAGAACCCTTCGAAGGGAAATTTCTCTGTCGGCTTAGTATAAAATCCCCGATGTTAGCTGACTTAAAGATCCTTGGAAATGCGACTTACTTCTTCTTCACAA GTGTTATTCAAAACACATTCTATGGGATGATGTCAGATGGCTTCCTGTACCTTTACGTTGAGGATTGGAAAGATTCCAAATATGCTTTAACATACTGTAAGCAATTGCCTGGCCATCGCGTTGGGATGTACGACACACCTGTCCAGGTTCAGGCTATCATGAATGTACTCCTACTGGCCCAGACAACCACTT ATGCAAGAGCCTGGACTAGTCAGGAAAATTCTGGAGGGAAGCTGTACATCGAAAAGAGTGGCACTTTTGCTAACGGTTATAAAAATGCGCATGTGGTTTGTCAGGCCAACCCCTTCGGACTGAAGTGA